The following proteins are encoded in a genomic region of Bacteroidota bacterium:
- a CDS encoding SpoIIE family protein phosphatase, translating into MLSYPELLALVLVFFVVVVIILLLRIVRLQAKQEKNGEGNDNFKSIVELANDSILVIDIADGKILQSNPGTEKLLGYTWNDLHDKRFFDLVEAHNVQRSSMLVADVWEKKGLIFSDLPLITKSGEVIPVECSARVAPFAGRPAIVIYARDIRERLRMELEIQHQATEIEQKNRDITDSITYARKIQESILPTDEELGEVLPEHFVFYKPKDIVSGDFYWATQVITTPPGGATPHQLKIVAAVDCTGHGVPGAFMSIIGHTLLNQTRTAPGVNSVAEALGYVNNELLNTLKQRYHVTALRDGMDMSMCAINLQDNWLEFAGANHPLYLIRNGQLTIIKGDKQPIGRHSEEARPFTSHRIALEPGDRFYLFSDGIADQFGGPKGKKFKYKRLQEVLLQHAHLPMAAQGEAVEKAISAWMNTPLPGGGLPEQTDDMLVIGFRVG; encoded by the coding sequence ATGTTGAGTTATCCTGAATTACTGGCACTGGTACTTGTTTTTTTTGTGGTTGTAGTGATTATACTTCTGCTGCGCATTGTAAGGCTACAGGCGAAGCAGGAGAAAAACGGCGAAGGGAATGATAATTTCAAAAGCATTGTAGAGCTGGCCAATGATTCAATACTGGTTATTGATATTGCCGACGGAAAAATTTTGCAATCGAATCCGGGTACTGAAAAACTGTTGGGTTATACGTGGAACGACCTGCACGACAAACGCTTCTTTGATCTTGTGGAGGCTCATAATGTGCAGCGAAGCTCAATGCTTGTAGCGGATGTGTGGGAGAAGAAAGGACTTATTTTCAGCGATCTTCCGCTCATTACCAAATCGGGCGAGGTGATTCCGGTTGAGTGCAGTGCGCGGGTAGCGCCGTTTGCAGGAAGGCCGGCTATTGTAATTTATGCGCGCGATATACGTGAACGTTTGCGTATGGAGCTTGAAATTCAGCATCAGGCCACCGAAATTGAGCAGAAGAACAGAGATATTACCGACAGTATTACTTACGCCCGCAAAATTCAGGAGTCGATTTTGCCTACAGATGAAGAGTTGGGCGAAGTACTGCCGGAACATTTCGTGTTCTATAAGCCCAAGGATATTGTGAGCGGCGATTTTTACTGGGCTACGCAGGTAATCACCACGCCTCCGGGTGGTGCCACACCGCATCAATTAAAAATTGTGGCTGCGGTTGATTGCACCGGGCATGGTGTGCCGGGCGCATTCATGAGTATTATCGGGCATACGCTGCTCAACCAAACACGCACGGCACCAGGCGTAAACAGTGTGGCTGAGGCGTTGGGCTACGTCAACAACGAGTTGCTGAATACACTCAAACAACGTTACCACGTGACTGCACTGCGCGATGGCATGGATATGTCGATGTGCGCTATTAATTTACAGGATAACTGGCTTGAGTTTGCCGGAGCCAATCATCCGTTGTATTTAATCCGCAACGGGCAGCTCACAATCATCAAAGGCGATAAGCAGCCCATTGGCCGCCACAGCGAGGAAGCCCGTCCGTTTACCTCACATCGCATAGCACTTGAGCCCGGCGACCGGTTTTACCTTTTTTCCGACGGCATTGCTGATCAGTTTGGCGGGCCCAAGGGCAAGAAATTCAAGTATAAAAGGCTGCAGGAAGTATTGCTTCAGCACGCACATCTGCCCATGGCAGCACAGGGCGAAGCAGTAGAAAAAGCCATTAGTGCGTGGATGAATACGCCGTTGCCCGGCGGTGGTTTACCGGAGCAAACGGATGATATGCTGGTGATCGGATTTCGGGTGGGTTAG
- a CDS encoding metallophosphoesterase yields the protein MGILIFLAILLLVDWYVFTGIRPLTAGLEARTRKIIHWSYWVINIGLFAWFILGFFVVGDSGRQAMPRSFMTFMGIWLLFFVPKLIFSVFLLGEDIYRLFHGGYALINNAVSETPMQVGQSRRKFIGLIAAGVAAIPFVGILHGMSRGKFRFTVRREDIWLPDLPEAFDGFTITQLSDIHVGSFDPESDRKAVEEGIALANAQKSDLFVFTGDLVNNMSSEMEPWINSFSKLRAPYGQFSILGNHDYGDYVGWESATAKEANMQRLYAIHGEIGFKLMRNEHTVIEKDGQQLFLLGVENWGHGFGQRGDLDKALQQVPENAFKVLLSHDPSHFDHVVSEHKTPVHLTLSGHTHGMQFGIEIPGVKFSPVQFRYPHWAGLYHETRRYLYVNRGFGFLAFPGRVGIWPEVAVLTLRRGKAPEKA from the coding sequence ATGGGCATTCTTATATTTCTGGCCATTCTGCTTCTGGTTGACTGGTATGTGTTTACAGGCATCCGCCCGCTCACCGCCGGGCTCGAAGCACGCACACGCAAAATAATTCATTGGTCGTACTGGGTTATAAATATCGGGCTGTTTGCCTGGTTTATACTCGGCTTTTTTGTGGTTGGCGACAGCGGGAGGCAAGCCATGCCGCGGTCGTTTATGACGTTTATGGGTATCTGGCTGCTGTTTTTTGTACCAAAACTCATTTTCAGTGTTTTTCTGCTGGGTGAAGATATTTACCGCCTGTTTCATGGCGGATATGCGTTGATAAACAATGCAGTATCTGAAACGCCCATGCAGGTGGGACAAAGCCGGCGTAAGTTCATCGGGCTTATTGCTGCTGGTGTAGCGGCTATTCCTTTTGTGGGCATTCTGCATGGCATGAGCCGTGGTAAATTCCGCTTTACCGTGCGCCGCGAGGATATCTGGCTGCCTGATCTGCCCGAAGCTTTCGATGGATTTACCATCACCCAGCTTTCCGATATCCACGTGGGCAGCTTTGACCCTGAAAGCGACCGCAAGGCAGTGGAAGAAGGTATTGCACTTGCCAACGCTCAGAAAAGCGATTTATTCGTGTTTACCGGCGACCTTGTAAACAACATGTCCTCGGAAATGGAGCCATGGATAAACAGTTTCAGCAAACTTCGCGCACCTTACGGACAATTCTCCATCCTCGGCAATCATGATTACGGCGACTATGTGGGCTGGGAGTCCGCCACGGCAAAAGAAGCCAACATGCAAAGGCTTTATGCCATACATGGCGAAATTGGCTTCAAACTCATGCGCAATGAGCATACTGTAATTGAGAAAGACGGTCAGCAGCTTTTTCTGCTTGGTGTAGAAAACTGGGGGCATGGTTTCGGGCAGCGCGGCGATCTTGATAAGGCTTTACAGCAGGTGCCTGAAAATGCGTTTAAAGTCCTTCTTTCACACGATCCCTCGCATTTCGACCATGTAGTGAGTGAGCACAAAACGCCCGTGCATCTCACGCTTTCCGGACATACGCACGGCATGCAGTTTGGTATTGAAATTCCCGGCGTGAAATTCAGTCCCGTTCAATTCCGCTACCCGCACTGGGCCGGATTGTATCACGAAACGCGTCGCTACCTGTATGTAAACCGTGGTTTTGGCTTCCTCGCATTTCCCGGGCGTGTGGGCATTTGGCCCGAAGTGGCTGTGCTTACGCTTCGTCGCGGAAAGGCTCCGGAAAAAGCCTAA
- a CDS encoding peptidylprolyl isomerase — translation MKKILLLAALFGSMATTIFAQTVFTGKPMYQIVTKRSGNYLGTITVELFPAIAPLHTANFDSLVSTLFYDSTAFHRVIPGFMIQGGDPNSRSGPRSTWGYGDPSQPTVNAEFTAARHVRGILSAARDTGINSANSQFFICVAAASWLNNQYSVYGRVVSGMDIVDTIVSEPRDALDNPYQKIEMFITYAGSNDTLATVPVPNLPANHSFSTSPNRVLRWDAQSDGIIYHVEVSTDSTFATTYRSVDVGINQYTVTGLTAGNKYYWRVRSNNGGDTSAYSVVWDFSVSAVGLDESPQLNPVQVFPNPGNGIFVFKGIQPGSVLTVYDIRGREIMHQYVNTETCAVDLSGIEKGVYVFAVSDERGLTGMGKLVVE, via the coding sequence ATGAAAAAGATTCTGCTCCTCGCCGCTTTATTTGGCAGTATGGCTACCACCATATTTGCACAAACCGTATTTACCGGCAAGCCCATGTACCAGATTGTGACCAAACGTTCGGGCAACTATCTTGGTACGATTACAGTAGAATTATTCCCGGCTATTGCGCCCTTGCACACGGCCAATTTCGATAGTCTGGTAAGTACACTATTTTACGACAGCACCGCATTTCACCGCGTTATTCCCGGCTTTATGATACAGGGTGGTGATCCGAATTCGCGCAGCGGGCCACGTTCTACCTGGGGCTATGGCGACCCGAGCCAGCCCACCGTGAATGCCGAATTTACCGCCGCACGCCATGTGCGCGGCATCCTCTCTGCCGCACGCGACACGGGCATTAACAGCGCCAATTCACAGTTCTTTATTTGTGTGGCGGCCGCATCGTGGCTTAACAATCAATATTCAGTTTACGGGCGCGTAGTTTCGGGAATGGATATTGTGGATACTATTGTTTCCGAGCCACGCGATGCGCTCGACAATCCGTATCAGAAAATAGAAATGTTCATCACCTACGCCGGCTCAAACGATACGCTGGCCACGGTTCCGGTGCCCAATCTGCCCGCCAACCATTCGTTTTCCACCTCGCCCAACCGTGTGCTGCGCTGGGACGCACAAAGCGACGGAATCATCTACCACGTAGAAGTATCAACCGATTCAACCTTCGCCACCACCTACCGCTCGGTTGATGTGGGCATTAACCAATACACCGTTACCGGACTCACCGCCGGAAACAAATACTACTGGCGCGTACGCAGCAACAACGGCGGCGATACCAGTGCGTATTCCGTAGTGTGGGATTTTTCAGTTTCGGCGGTGGGACTGGATGAGTCGCCGCAACTAAACCCGGTTCAGGTGTTCCCGAATCCGGGTAACGGGATATTTGTATTTAAAGGCATACAGCCCGGCAGTGTGCTTACCGTTTATGATATACGAGGCCGCGAAATAATGCACCAATACGTAAATACTGAAACATGCGCTGTTGATTTGAGCGGGATTGAAAAAGGTGTTTATGTTTTTGCGGTGAGTGATGAGCGGGGATTGACGGGTATGGGGAAGTTGGTGGTTGAGTAA
- the purN gene encoding phosphoribosylglycinamide formyltransferase — protein sequence MKRIAVFASGSGSNARALMQFFEFHPDAQVTLLVCNNANAGVLDIARENGVEILLVDRELFYDHRSVSEELKVRGIDLIVLAGFLWLVPPVLVKDFAGRIINIHPALLPKFGGKGMYGRHVHRAVVEAGETESGITIHFVNEHFDEGSHIAQFTCPVFADDTAETLASRVLQLEHEYYPKVVEKVLAQL from the coding sequence GTGAAAAGAATTGCCGTGTTTGCATCCGGCTCAGGCTCCAATGCCCGTGCACTGATGCAGTTTTTCGAGTTCCATCCTGATGCGCAGGTTACACTGCTCGTGTGCAACAATGCCAATGCCGGCGTGCTTGATATCGCACGCGAAAACGGCGTAGAGATTCTGCTTGTGGATCGTGAACTTTTTTACGATCACCGCTCGGTTTCGGAAGAACTCAAAGTACGCGGCATTGATCTTATTGTGCTGGCCGGTTTCCTCTGGTTAGTGCCGCCAGTGCTAGTGAAAGATTTTGCAGGCCGTATTATAAACATTCATCCTGCGCTGCTGCCCAAATTTGGCGGCAAGGGCATGTACGGCAGGCATGTGCATCGTGCCGTAGTGGAAGCTGGCGAAACGGAAAGCGGCATTACCATTCATTTCGTAAATGAACATTTCGACGAAGGCAGCCACATTGCACAATTTACATGCCCCGTGTTTGCTGATGATACCGCCGAAACACTTGCCAGCCGAGTGCTTCAGCTCGAACACGAGTACTATCCGAAAGTGGTGGAAAAAGTGCTAGCACAACTGTAA
- a CDS encoding glycosyltransferase family 39 protein, producing MIRSTEQPRHERSFLLALGVITLGGLLLRLRGLGSESFTADEMYSLICTRESASPADLISSWVARDGHPPLSYLIEYFWQRLFGTGVFALRLPFALMGAAAVWWTGRTAARLFSSGTGLAAAAAMAFLQLPLMYSQLTRPYATGVFFAALLVWAWVRVLTDKKPHIGWYAVFVLAAAGAAYSHFFSLFFAALVGASGLFFRAGRTWKYLLACVLAALLFVPYLGIFFGQLNTGGIGAASGGWLAVPTPSFFGEHIFVVFNRSYGLLWLSLALIAVSAVIFFRRRSKWQLFMLLWFTAPLLTGYFYSVMRNPVLQHSVLLFSLPALFMLLFSWLPPVHERLVNWSFPAVFAVTFAGYVTVWKPFHLTDHFGRLCEIAEVTRETEKQFGAANVACAFNVDFDYFLGYYWDQTGKPREVLSMMNNGDNELRTFKRQLEKTTGDYFVYGWSTRYSPPEMLLIIQARYPHLIRCERWFNSAVYVFSRNNMHKAIEGETPFSTNTSFTSAQNGWNAADEKFLHTDSASQTRYLLLDSTNQFSPSWKGNVQQLIQNADQRIDVAATIQLSDTNANAILVVQINRNGKQLFWNGRASRTQYLPEQAGQWQTVYYGWYPPDELKLNDEVIVYVYSENGLPVKVADVKVTGSKGHPGIYGVRNGFE from the coding sequence ATGATTCGCAGCACCGAACAGCCGCGCCATGAGCGCAGTTTTCTGCTGGCACTGGGCGTAATTACGCTTGGCGGCCTGCTGCTCAGGCTGCGCGGCCTTGGCAGCGAATCGTTCACAGCCGATGAAATGTATTCACTCATCTGCACGCGCGAGTCAGCCAGCCCCGCCGATCTTATTTCCAGCTGGGTAGCGCGCGACGGTCATCCGCCGCTTTCGTACCTCATCGAATATTTCTGGCAGCGGCTGTTTGGTACGGGCGTATTTGCTTTGCGTTTACCCTTTGCGCTTATGGGTGCGGCGGCGGTGTGGTGGACAGGTCGTACAGCTGCGCGGCTTTTCAGCTCGGGTACCGGACTTGCGGCTGCGGCGGCAATGGCTTTTTTGCAGCTTCCGCTCATGTACAGCCAGCTTACACGACCGTATGCGACAGGTGTGTTTTTTGCGGCTTTGCTGGTGTGGGCGTGGGTGCGTGTGCTTACCGATAAGAAGCCGCATATTGGCTGGTATGCCGTGTTTGTGCTGGCTGCGGCCGGCGCGGCGTATTCACATTTTTTCAGTTTGTTTTTTGCCGCGCTGGTGGGTGCAAGCGGATTGTTTTTCCGCGCTGGCCGCACATGGAAATATCTGCTTGCATGTGTGCTGGCGGCCTTGCTGTTTGTGCCGTATCTCGGCATATTTTTCGGGCAACTGAATACGGGTGGCATTGGTGCGGCATCAGGCGGCTGGCTGGCGGTTCCCACACCTTCGTTTTTTGGCGAACATATTTTTGTAGTGTTCAATCGTTCCTACGGGTTGCTGTGGCTGAGCCTTGCGCTCATTGCTGTTTCTGCCGTAATCTTTTTCCGTCGCCGGTCAAAATGGCAATTGTTCATGCTGTTGTGGTTTACTGCGCCGCTGCTTACGGGCTATTTTTATTCGGTAATGCGCAATCCGGTTTTACAGCATTCAGTGTTGCTTTTTTCATTGCCGGCATTGTTCATGCTGCTTTTCAGCTGGTTGCCGCCAGTGCACGAAAGGCTTGTGAACTGGAGTTTCCCGGCTGTGTTTGCAGTAACGTTTGCCGGTTACGTAACGGTGTGGAAACCGTTTCATCTTACCGATCATTTTGGCCGTTTGTGTGAGATAGCAGAAGTAACCCGCGAAACTGAAAAACAGTTTGGCGCAGCCAATGTAGCATGCGCATTTAATGTCGATTTCGACTATTTTCTCGGATACTATTGGGACCAAACCGGCAAACCACGCGAGGTGCTGAGCATGATGAACAATGGCGATAATGAATTACGCACCTTCAAACGGCAACTCGAAAAAACAACCGGCGATTATTTTGTGTACGGCTGGAGCACGCGTTACTCGCCCCCCGAAATGCTGCTCATCATTCAGGCCAGATATCCGCACCTGATTCGCTGTGAGCGCTGGTTTAACTCAGCCGTGTACGTATTCTCTCGAAACAACATGCACAAAGCCATTGAAGGTGAAACACCGTTCAGCACAAACACCAGCTTTACTTCTGCACAAAACGGATGGAATGCCGCCGATGAGAAATTCTTACACACTGATTCGGCTTCGCAAACGCGTTACCTGTTGCTCGACAGTACAAACCAGTTTTCGCCATCGTGGAAGGGGAACGTGCAGCAACTCATCCAAAATGCCGATCAGCGCATTGATGTGGCTGCAACCATTCAGCTAAGCGATACAAATGCTAACGCCATACTCGTGGTGCAGATTAACCGCAACGGAAAGCAGCTTTTCTGGAATGGCCGCGCATCGCGCACGCAGTATTTACCCGAGCAGGCAGGGCAGTGGCAAACAGTTTATTATGGCTGGTATCCGCCCGATGAACTGAAGCTGAATGATGAAGTGATTGTATATGTGTATTCAGAAAACGGATTACCGGTGAAAGTGGCAGATGTGAAAGTGACAGGAAGTAAAGGGCATCCGGGTATTTATGGGGTGAGGAATGGTTTTGAGTAG